Proteins from one Sabethes cyaneus chromosome 2, idSabCyanKW18_F2, whole genome shotgun sequence genomic window:
- the LOC128734750 gene encoding dehydrogenase/reductase SDR family member 7-like produces MFLLSLVGFCVILYYIVQFCIFYYLDSDFELYLLSKLGKPISSLKGKVVWITGASSGIGRDLALILAKHGVRLCLSSRKVSDLMKVKQECLTASAGSLQSNNILVMQMDMLEIDDHQKYFDKVIDHFKTLDVLVNNAGRSQRAEWNTIQLKVDRELFELDVFAVVNLSRLALNYFIENSVKGHIAVTSSITGLVAFPNSATYTAAKHALHGYFETLQNEALGVDATIFCPGPTATNFLQECFTNTPGEKFNKPVGTDDKRLTSERCAELYAIALANRTPFSWAGTRPMNFIFYIGCYYPNVRRFLINVLGIANIDNLRNGRPLGAR; encoded by the exons ATGTTTTTACTGTCGCTAGTCGGGTTCTGTGTCATCCTTTACTATATAGTACAGTTTTGTATATTCTACTACTTGGATTCGGACTTTGAGTTGTACCTATTATCAAAGCTGGGCAAGCCTATTA GTTCGCTCAAGGGAAAAGTCGTTTGGATTACGGGTGCATCCAGTGGAATCGGTCGTGATTTGGCGCTGATTCTGGCAAAACATGGCGTCCGATTGTGTCTATCGTCACGCAAAGTATCCGATCTGATGAAAGTAAAACAAGAATGTTTAACGGCGTCGGCAGGAAGTTTGCAATCGAACAACATTTTAGTGATGCAGATGGACATGCTGGAGATCGACGATCATCAGAAGTATTTTGATAAAGTGATTGACCACTTTAAGACGTTGGATGTCCTGGTCAACAACGCAGGCCGTTCGCAACGCGCCGAATGGAACACTATTCAGCTTAAAGTAGACCGAGAACTGTTCGAGCTGGACGTTTTTGCCGTCGTAAATCTGTCCCGATTGGCACTGAACTATTTCATTGAAAACTCTGTGAAAGGTCATATCGCCGTTACAAGCAGCATTACAGGACTGGTCGCTTTTCCCAACTCGGCCACCTACACGGCAGCGAAACATGCTTTGCAC GGATATTTCGAAACTCTACAAAATGAAGCACTCGGAGTGGATGCCACCATTTTTTGCCCAGGCCCAACTGCTACCAATTTCCTACAggaatgttttactaacaccCCGGGAGAG AAATTCAACAAACCAGTCGGTACGGATGACAAACGTCTGACCAGCGAGCGATGCGCCGAGCTTTATGCAATTGCTTTAGCCAATCGTACACCCTTTAGCTGGGCAGGAACTCGTCCGATGAATTTCATCTTCTACATTGGATGTTACTATCCGAATGTTAGACGATT CTTGATCAATGTGCTTGGCATTGCTAACATCGATAATCTGCGAAATGGTCGTCCGCTTGGAGCTAGATGA